The stretch of DNA AATGTCCAAATTTAGTGACAGACAAAAAACTATGAGACGAATTTGCTGCATTAATTGCATCAACCGCAACTTTGATCGTACCGTCAGTGCCATTTTTAAAGCCAACAGGGCAAGATAATCCTGAGGATAATTCACGATGTACTTGTGACTCCGTTGTTCTTGCCCCAATAGCTCCCCAGCTCATTAAATCAGCAAGATATTGCGGTGAAATCATATCTAAAAATTCTCCCGCGGCAGGAACACCTAGTTCATTAATATCGACTAATAGTTTTCTTGCAATCCTTAAGCCTTCATTGATATCAAAAGTGTGATTGATAAAAGGATCATTAATTAAACCTTTCCAACCTACCGTCGTTCTTGGTTTCTCAAAATAAACACGCATAACTATTTCAAGCTCATTTTGATATTTTAAACGCATATCTTTAAGACGATTAGCATACTCTAATGCTGCCTTCGTATCATGAATGGAGCATGGACCAATCACAACCAACAAGCGATCATCTTTATGAGCTAGAATTTGATGAATATTCTGCCGAGTCTTAAAAACCAAATCCGCTATATGATTGGTTGCAGGAAATTTTTCTAACAATGCTATAGGAGGTAATAATTCTCTGATATCGGAAATGCGAACATCATCATTTTTATAATTCATTTTTATACCCAATGCTCAAAATAAGACATTAACAGTATATACTGAACCAAATAAAATAGTCATATTTTACTTTAGTAACAATACGACAAATATTTTAAACTGTTCAAAATATGCTGGCTGTATTAAAGTATCAGAAAATTTTTTTGAGATCACAGATGAAATTAAACCAACTCCGTTATATTATTGAAGTCGCCCGCAGTGGTTCAATTAATGAGGCTGCTAAAAAACTTTATATCACACAGCCAAGCCTCTCAACGGCAATAAAAGAACTCGAAGATGAGTTTGATATTCAAATTTTTACCCGAACATCTAAAGGGGTATCTTTAACAACAGAGGGGATAGAATTTTTAGGTTATGCCAAGCAAATCTTAGATCAAACAGAGCTACTAGTACAGCATTACAATAAAAAAATGCCGACGAAGCAATTATGCAGCATATCAACTCAACATTATGCCTTTGCAGTGAATGCATTTGTTAATTTAATCAAAAAAAATCATACTGATGAATATGAGTTTACTTTGAGAGAAACCCGTACTCATGACATTATCACAGACGTTGCGACACTACGTAGCGAAGTTGGTATTTTATATTTAAACGATTTTAATAAAAAAGTTATTCTTAGATTATTGAAAGAACATAATTTAACTTTTTTCCCGCTATTTGAAGCTGATCCACATGTTTTTATTAGCGCAAAACATCCTTTAGCTAAATATAAGATAATATCATTAGAAGATCTTGAAGATTTCCCTTATCTATCATTTGAACAAGGTGAATATAACTCTTTTTATTTTTCTGAAGAAATCCTAAGCACGGTTTACCATAAAAAAAGTATTCATGTTAGTGATAGGGCCACACTATTCAACTTATTGCATGGGCTAAATGGTTATACAATTAGTACGGGAGTGTTGAGTGTGGACCTAAATGGATCTGATATTACCTCAATAAGACTAAATACAGACGAAAAAATTTTAGTCGGCTGGATCACATCACAAAAAGTACAACTTAGTCAATCTGCTCAGCGATATATTGATGAACTAAAAATATTAATTCAACAATATGGATTTAAATTGAAGTAATGCATTGATACATATGAATGAATTAATAAAATCAATAAGGATAATAAAACCACCTTATCACTATTTTATTGATTTAGATAACCTTAACAGTGTAAAATGCGGACTCCATTAATATATAACACAATAGATAATATGAAAAATTACAAAGTATTTAAACATTCTGATGGCCGAATTGAAGCAGTAAAACAAGGTTGGTCTTGGCCAGGTTTCTTTTTTGGTTTTATTTGGGCTTTAGTAAAAAAATTATGGCTAGTTGCAGGGGTTCTAGTTGCTATTGGGATCATATCAGGCATACTTGTTGAAGTAACGGCACCAGATCCATATTCTTATGAGTATGAATCTAGCTCTACTATATTTTCTGGACTGTTGTCAAATCTAGTCATGCTCCTCACGGCAATTTTCCTCGGTATTAGAGGTAATTTTTTGCGAGAAAAGGATCTAATTAATAAAGGTTATGAGCTTATTGGCACCACAACTTCGGAAAATCCAGATATGGCGGTAAATGAAGTTAAAAAAAATGGAATTGGTGATACTAATATTCGCATTTAATTTATCAATAAAAAATCACCATATTAGTATGGTGATTTTTTATTGAGTAAATGAAAATTAGTCGGCTAAGTTAATATCAAAAACTTCAATATTATCCTTACTACCATAGATATCGTACCAAGGTCTTGCATATTGTTTTAAAATCTTGTTCAGATGTTCGACATTATCTCGACCTACGGTATCTAACCACTTATTTAGCCCATCTTTGCCACCTTGAGCATAAGCAGCGACGCCGTCAAACCATGTTGCTCTTCCGCCTAAAATTCCGCAATATTTTGCACCAGATTGTCCAGCAAAAATTAATTCGTCATGAAACGTTTTAGTTGGTACGCCTGCACTTAAATAAATAAAAGGTCTTGTTGCCGCATCACTTGCGGTTTTAAAATAAGCCGCAGCATCTTTTTGAGAATAGATAACACAATTATTATCATTAAATCCTTCAACATATTTAAATAAAACAGGTACCTCAACTTTTAGCACGTCTATGTGATAGCAATTTTTAGTAAATTCCTCAATTGTTCGGATCACTTTACTTGGTTTTATTTTTGCAAATTCAGGGCTTTTATCATCTGAAATAGTATTATCATAAACTATAGGCTCAACAAATACTGGTAGATCAGCAGCTCTTGCCTCATCCCCCAATCGCTCTAGAAAGGCATGTTTTTTATCTAAAATAGCTTGAGGATCATCGGGGTTATAATAAACCAGCACCTTAGCAGCGTCGGCACCTTTTTTTACCAATCTTTGGATCGATTCGTCAGCTAATATTTCCGGTAAACGCCCAGCCGTATTAACATCATATCCCGTTTTTTCATACGATAAGATTAATCCAGCATTGGCGTTTTTGGCTTTCATGCCTTTAAATCCATACTCTTCATCGAGTAAAATCGCACTAACATATTTAGTTAATTCTTTAGATACTAACTCTTTAAATTCATAAACCATATCAATATGATAACGTTCTTTTCCGACAGCATTTTCTAACATTTTAACCATCGAACCACGCTGGTCTATAGCTAAAGCCGCGATAATACCATCTTGGTTAGATAACTGCTCCATGCAATTAAATTTTCTACGTGATATCCGTTTTTTAGTCATTTTAATACCCCTAAAAATCAATGATTGTTATTGTTATTCTAAACCTCTCGATTAATCGTTCATGGTGAAATAGTGCTAATTTAAAAAATTAAACCGGTAATATAGATATAACAAATATTTCTATCTAATCCTTGCTTGACTCGATATTGAAAAACCATAGTGATTACCTCATAATGAACCAATAATAAAAACTCGGTTATATAAAATGACTCATTTAGTAAATCCCCTTATAAAGCATCGCAATTTAAACGCACACGATTATAAAACATTAGCGCTATCATCGCTTGGAGGCGCATTAGAATTTTATGATTTTATTATTTTTGTATTTTTCTCTTTAGTTATCGGCCATCTATTTTTTCCGCCAGATATGCCTGAATGGTTAAGCCAAATACAGACATTTGGAATATTCGCAGCAGGTTATATAATTCGACCTTTCGGTGGTATTGTAATGGCTCACTTTGGTGACTTATTGGGTAGAAAAAAAATGTTTACCTTGAGTATTTTACTGATGGCATTACCCACGTTACTAATCGGCTTATTACCAACTTATGCAACA from Orbaceae bacterium lpD04 encodes:
- the aroG gene encoding 3-deoxy-7-phosphoheptulonate synthase AroG; translation: MNYKNDDVRISDIRELLPPIALLEKFPATNHIADLVFKTRQNIHQILAHKDDRLLVVIGPCSIHDTKAALEYANRLKDMRLKYQNELEIVMRVYFEKPRTTVGWKGLINDPFINHTFDINEGLRIARKLLVDINELGVPAAGEFLDMISPQYLADLMSWGAIGARTTESQVHRELSSGLSCPVGFKNGTDGTIKVAVDAINAANSSHSFLSVTKFGHSAIVTTTGNPDCHIILRGGKEPNYSKAHITAVKNDLDKSNLPLNIMVDFSHANSCKQFKEQINVGKNIANQLSDGENAIIGIMIESHLQEGSQNPNNNPSLVYGQSITDGCIGWDDSVILLDELAKAIKQRRSF
- a CDS encoding tagatose 1,6-diphosphate aldolase, whose product is MTKKRISRRKFNCMEQLSNQDGIIAALAIDQRGSMVKMLENAVGKERYHIDMVYEFKELVSKELTKYVSAILLDEEYGFKGMKAKNANAGLILSYEKTGYDVNTAGRLPEILADESIQRLVKKGADAAKVLVYYNPDDPQAILDKKHAFLERLGDEARAADLPVFVEPIVYDNTISDDKSPEFAKIKPSKVIRTIEEFTKNCYHIDVLKVEVPVLFKYVEGFNDNNCVIYSQKDAAAYFKTASDAATRPFIYLSAGVPTKTFHDELIFAGQSGAKYCGILGGRATWFDGVAAYAQGGKDGLNKWLDTVGRDNVEHLNKILKQYARPWYDIYGSKDNIEVFDINLAD
- a CDS encoding LysR family transcriptional regulator, with the protein product MKLNQLRYIIEVARSGSINEAAKKLYITQPSLSTAIKELEDEFDIQIFTRTSKGVSLTTEGIEFLGYAKQILDQTELLVQHYNKKMPTKQLCSISTQHYAFAVNAFVNLIKKNHTDEYEFTLRETRTHDIITDVATLRSEVGILYLNDFNKKVILRLLKEHNLTFFPLFEADPHVFISAKHPLAKYKIISLEDLEDFPYLSFEQGEYNSFYFSEEILSTVYHKKSIHVSDRATLFNLLHGLNGYTISTGVLSVDLNGSDITSIRLNTDEKILVGWITSQKVQLSQSAQRYIDELKILIQQYGFKLK
- a CDS encoding DUF2628 domain-containing protein encodes the protein MKNYKVFKHSDGRIEAVKQGWSWPGFFFGFIWALVKKLWLVAGVLVAIGIISGILVEVTAPDPYSYEYESSSTIFSGLLSNLVMLLTAIFLGIRGNFLREKDLINKGYELIGTTTSENPDMAVNEVKKNGIGDTNIRI